One region of Aestuariirhabdus haliotis genomic DNA includes:
- a CDS encoding aminoacyl-histidine dipeptidase, with protein MSAIDSLQPQPLWNYFSQLCGVPRPSGEEAAVRQLIIDFAQSLGLQYLVDSAGNLIVKKPATAGYENRAGVVLQSHLDMVPQKNNDSNHDFSKDPISPFIDGDWVRADGTTLGADNGIGVAAIMAVLASNELQHGPVEALFTIEEESSMSGAEGLGADTLDGEILFNLDSEDEGELFVGCAGCVDIVSTAQYEEVKPEENSKSFEIFVSGLKGGHSGCDIHLGRGNANRVMARLLKRGTGELGMSISSLKGGSLRNAIPREAFANVVVPAANAERLREIAEEVKAIVQAELAAVEGDLSISVKEVTPLNLVMPQATQRDWLALLACCPIGVQRMSDSVPGVVETSNNLAVVHIANGNIKVECMARSAVDSAMDELAETIRDAFALTGAESRFEAPSPGWTPNMNSPILGVMRKTYQRLFDQDPEIKVIHAGLECGLLGGTYPRWDMISFGPTIRFPHSPDEKVEIKTVDRFWQLLSAALREVPESRSN; from the coding sequence ATGAGTGCTATCGACAGTTTACAACCGCAGCCGCTATGGAATTATTTCTCGCAACTCTGTGGGGTGCCTCGGCCTTCTGGTGAAGAGGCTGCAGTGCGCCAACTGATCATAGATTTTGCTCAATCACTAGGTTTGCAATATCTGGTCGATTCGGCCGGGAATCTCATTGTTAAAAAGCCTGCGACGGCTGGGTATGAAAACCGCGCTGGCGTGGTTTTGCAGAGCCATCTGGATATGGTGCCGCAGAAAAACAATGACAGTAATCACGATTTCAGTAAGGACCCTATCAGTCCGTTTATAGATGGGGATTGGGTGCGAGCCGATGGTACGACTTTAGGTGCCGATAATGGCATTGGGGTTGCAGCCATCATGGCGGTACTGGCGTCCAATGAGCTTCAGCATGGTCCTGTTGAGGCGCTGTTCACCATTGAAGAAGAAAGCTCAATGAGTGGGGCAGAGGGATTAGGTGCTGATACCTTGGATGGTGAGATTCTCTTCAATCTGGATTCAGAAGATGAAGGTGAGCTCTTTGTTGGCTGTGCCGGCTGTGTCGACATTGTTTCAACGGCACAGTACGAAGAGGTGAAACCGGAAGAAAACAGCAAGAGTTTTGAAATTTTTGTCAGCGGTTTGAAGGGTGGGCATTCGGGCTGTGATATCCACCTCGGCCGCGGCAATGCCAACCGCGTTATGGCGCGACTCCTCAAACGCGGCACCGGTGAGCTTGGTATGTCCATCAGCAGCCTGAAGGGCGGTAGCTTACGCAACGCCATTCCTCGGGAAGCTTTCGCTAATGTTGTCGTGCCTGCAGCGAACGCTGAACGTTTGCGTGAAATTGCTGAGGAAGTAAAGGCTATCGTGCAAGCGGAATTGGCTGCCGTGGAAGGTGATCTTTCTATTTCGGTCAAGGAAGTAACTCCGCTGAACCTGGTGATGCCTCAAGCCACACAGCGCGATTGGCTGGCGCTTTTGGCCTGTTGCCCGATAGGTGTTCAGCGCATGAGTGATAGCGTTCCGGGAGTGGTTGAGACCTCGAACAATCTAGCGGTAGTTCATATCGCTAACGGTAACATCAAAGTCGAGTGTATGGCTCGCAGTGCGGTTGATAGTGCAATGGATGAACTGGCGGAAACTATCCGGGATGCCTTCGCTTTGACAGGTGCCGAGTCGCGTTTCGAAGCGCCTTCTCCCGGTTGGACCCCGAATATGAATTCGCCCATTCTCGGTGTCATGCGCAAGACCTACCAGCGCCTGTTTGATCAGGACCCTGAAATTAAAGTCATCCATGCCGGGCTCGAATGCGGTTTGCTGGGAGGAACCTATCCACGTTGGGATATGATCTCCTTTGGACCTACCATTCGTTTCCCCCATTCACCGGATGAAAAGGTCGAGATTAAAACGGTAGATCGCTTTTGGCAGCTGCTCAGCGCAGCGTTGAGAGAGGTTCCTGAATCCCGTTCCAACTAG
- the asnS gene encoding asparagine--tRNA ligase → MNSYTTKSLLAGEVAVGTAVQIKGWVRSRRDSKAGISFVAINDGSSFDSLQAVVPSSLANYESEILHLSAGCSVIVEGELVESQGQGQSFEIQASAVEVVGWVDDPETYPVAKKRHTFEYLRSVAHLRPRTNAFGAITRVRTTVSNAIHNFFYEQGFQWINTPLITASDCEGAGELFRVSTLDLTNIPRDDKGDIDFKEDFFGKESFLTVSGQLNVEAYCLAMSKVYTFGPTFRAENSNTSRHLAEFWMVEPEIAFADLNDCADLAENLLKHLFKVVLDERQEDMAFFAQRIDKQAISRLEHMVNSDFERMDYSEAIRILENCGKGFEYPVKWGLDLQSEHERFLAEEHVGRPVVLMNYPKEIKAFYMRLNDDDRTVAAMDVLAPGIGEIIGGSQREERLDVLDRRMLEAGIALEDLAWYRDLRRYGTVPHGGFGLGFERLINYITGMENIRDAIPFPRTPKHAPF, encoded by the coding sequence ATGAACAGTTACACGACGAAATCACTGCTGGCGGGCGAGGTTGCTGTGGGCACTGCGGTACAGATCAAGGGTTGGGTTCGTTCCCGGCGGGATTCCAAAGCGGGAATCTCTTTTGTAGCAATCAATGACGGCTCCAGTTTTGATTCTTTACAAGCGGTTGTTCCGTCAAGCCTGGCTAATTACGAATCTGAGATCTTACACCTCAGTGCCGGTTGTTCGGTGATTGTTGAAGGCGAACTGGTTGAGTCCCAGGGTCAGGGGCAGAGTTTTGAAATACAGGCCAGTGCGGTCGAAGTTGTTGGCTGGGTTGATGACCCGGAAACCTATCCGGTTGCTAAGAAACGCCACACCTTTGAATACCTCCGCTCCGTTGCTCACCTTAGACCCCGCACCAACGCCTTTGGCGCTATTACGCGGGTTCGTACGACGGTATCCAACGCGATCCACAACTTTTTTTATGAGCAGGGCTTCCAGTGGATCAATACACCACTTATCACTGCCAGTGACTGCGAAGGGGCGGGGGAATTATTTCGCGTCAGCACACTGGATCTGACGAACATACCTCGCGATGACAAAGGCGATATCGATTTTAAAGAAGATTTTTTCGGTAAAGAAAGCTTTCTCACTGTATCGGGGCAACTGAACGTCGAGGCTTATTGTCTCGCCATGTCCAAGGTGTACACCTTCGGACCGACCTTCAGGGCAGAAAACTCCAACACCAGCCGCCACCTGGCAGAGTTCTGGATGGTTGAGCCCGAAATTGCCTTTGCCGACCTGAATGATTGTGCCGATCTTGCTGAGAATCTGCTCAAGCATCTTTTCAAGGTTGTGTTGGATGAGCGTCAAGAGGATATGGCATTTTTCGCGCAGCGCATCGACAAGCAAGCAATTTCCCGCCTTGAGCATATGGTGAATTCTGACTTCGAACGTATGGACTATTCGGAAGCGATTCGAATTCTGGAAAACTGCGGTAAAGGCTTCGAATACCCGGTTAAATGGGGGCTTGATTTACAGTCTGAACACGAGCGCTTCCTGGCTGAAGAGCATGTCGGTCGACCGGTAGTGTTGATGAACTACCCCAAAGAGATCAAAGCCTTCTATATGCGCCTTAACGATGATGACCGCACGGTGGCGGCGATGGATGTACTGGCACCGGGTATTGGCGAAATTATCGGCGGTAGTCAGCGAGAAGAGCGTCTGGATGTCCTCGATCGTCGAATGCTGGAAGCGGGCATCGCCTTGGAAGACCTTGCCTGGTACCGGGATCTGCGTCGCTATGGGACTGTGCCTCACGGTGGTTTCGGGTTGGGCTTTGAGCGTCTGATCAACTACATCACGGGTATGGAAAATATTCGCGATGCCATACCCTTTCCGCGTACTCCAAAGCACGCACCTTTTTAG
- a CDS encoding SufS family cysteine desulfurase yields MPTFDPNSFRKQFPLIKQGAERDGLIYFDNAATTQKPDCVLQAVERYYRETNANVHRAAHRLSDNATRYYENARDTAQQFLNARHRAEIIWTRGTTEGINLLANCLPLLPGDEILISALEHHANIVPWQLAAQRGGACIKVIPLNSQGDLDLEAYQQLLNSRTRLVAVTQCSNAIGSQPDLPAMIELAHNAGALFLVDGAQSIAHHRIDLQQMGCDFFVCSGHKAFAPTGIGLLFGKRSIMETLPPWQGGGEMIEHVSFERSIYQPPPLRFEAGTPNISGAIGFAAALDMLGQLDRKQLIAHEQQLLSHAKERCLAIPGVRLVVNPEMQGPVLSLQVPTMDHKDISAQLDQAGIAVRTGHHCAMPLMQLLGLKGTIRISFSAYNQLAEVDRFADNLEQILSQERAALAVTRPTNHQQSFDQYGKSLSFEQVIKPLLATPQWQQRYRKIMQLGDNLPSLPDNFRGPENLVSGCESPVWLHSQIIDQGKDARLELMADSESRLLRGLLSLLLCLANHRPIKELQTFDPMPDFEPLGLERHLSPSRSNGLHRIIEQIRRRATHY; encoded by the coding sequence ATGCCAACCTTCGACCCCAACTCGTTTCGCAAACAATTCCCATTGATCAAGCAAGGGGCCGAGCGCGATGGATTGATCTATTTCGACAACGCAGCCACAACCCAAAAGCCAGATTGTGTATTGCAAGCCGTGGAACGTTACTACCGTGAAACCAATGCTAATGTGCACCGAGCAGCCCACCGGCTTAGCGACAACGCCACACGCTATTATGAAAATGCCAGGGATACCGCTCAACAGTTTTTAAATGCCCGTCATCGGGCCGAGATCATCTGGACCCGGGGCACTACCGAAGGCATCAATCTACTCGCCAATTGCCTGCCCTTGTTGCCCGGTGATGAGATATTGATCAGTGCCCTGGAACACCACGCGAATATTGTACCCTGGCAGTTAGCCGCCCAACGTGGCGGCGCCTGCATCAAAGTCATACCCCTGAATTCGCAGGGTGATCTGGACCTGGAAGCTTATCAGCAACTCTTGAACTCACGGACTCGACTGGTGGCTGTTACACAGTGTTCAAACGCTATCGGCAGTCAGCCTGACCTTCCCGCCATGATTGAACTTGCCCATAATGCTGGAGCTTTATTCCTGGTGGATGGTGCGCAGTCGATCGCTCACCATCGCATAGATCTGCAGCAAATGGGCTGCGATTTTTTCGTCTGCTCGGGACACAAAGCCTTCGCCCCAACGGGAATTGGCCTGCTCTTCGGCAAGCGCTCCATTATGGAAACCCTCCCTCCCTGGCAAGGTGGCGGTGAGATGATTGAGCATGTCAGCTTCGAGCGCAGCATTTATCAACCCCCGCCTTTACGCTTCGAAGCAGGTACCCCTAATATCAGCGGTGCCATTGGCTTTGCCGCAGCACTGGACATGTTAGGCCAGCTCGACCGCAAACAGCTTATAGCGCATGAACAGCAGCTGCTGAGCCACGCCAAAGAACGCTGTCTGGCGATACCCGGGGTCAGATTAGTTGTCAACCCTGAAATGCAAGGCCCGGTGCTATCGCTACAGGTGCCGACTATGGACCATAAGGATATCTCCGCTCAGCTTGATCAAGCAGGCATCGCAGTTCGAACGGGGCACCATTGCGCCATGCCTTTAATGCAGCTGCTTGGTCTAAAAGGTACCATCCGAATATCATTTTCGGCCTACAACCAGCTAGCGGAAGTAGACCGGTTTGCAGATAATCTCGAGCAGATACTGTCACAAGAGAGGGCCGCGTTAGCTGTCACAAGACCAACCAATCACCAGCAATCCTTTGATCAATACGGTAAAAGTCTGTCGTTTGAGCAAGTAATCAAGCCGCTGTTAGCAACACCGCAGTGGCAACAACGTTATCGTAAAATCATGCAACTCGGGGACAACCTCCCCTCCCTACCGGATAACTTTCGTGGCCCTGAGAATCTGGTCAGTGGTTGTGAAAGCCCAGTATGGTTACACAGCCAAATCATTGATCAAGGCAAGGACGCTCGCCTGGAGCTAATGGCCGACAGCGAATCCCGCTTACTCAGAGGCTTACTCAGTTTACTGCTATGTCTGGCCAACCATCGACCGATTAAGGAATTACAAACCTTTGACCCGATGCCAGACTTTGAGCCCCTGGGCCTCGAGCGTCATTTGAGCCCGTCGCGCAGTAATGGATTGCACCGAATCATTGAGCAGATTCGTCGGCGAGCAACTCATTACTAG
- the tcdA gene encoding tRNA cyclic N6-threonylcarbamoyladenosine(37) synthase TcdA codes for MFSESVMARFGGIARLYGVQGLESLQRSHGCVIGIGGVGSWAAEALVRSGLGAITLIDLDEVCVTNSNRQIHALTSTVGQSKVVAMKERLLLINPECRIKTIEDFVDSENVMTLLSGPFDLVIDAIDNVPAKAAIIAYCRRNKLNLVCTGAAGGQTNPLAIDVADINKTYNDPLAAKTRALLRRRYGFTRNTKRNYGIPCVYSTQQLMYPQPDGSVCHTRSLENGEVKLDCSGGFGASTMMTASFGFTAASLGIDRLLKRCRASNELLADESAQ; via the coding sequence ATGTTTTCTGAGAGTGTGATGGCGAGATTCGGTGGGATCGCACGCCTTTATGGTGTTCAGGGGTTAGAATCACTACAGCGCTCCCATGGTTGTGTGATAGGGATTGGCGGTGTCGGTTCCTGGGCGGCCGAAGCGTTGGTTCGCTCGGGGCTTGGGGCGATAACTCTGATAGATCTTGATGAGGTGTGCGTAACCAACAGCAACCGACAAATACATGCACTAACCTCTACCGTTGGGCAGTCCAAAGTGGTTGCGATGAAGGAGCGCTTACTGCTCATCAACCCGGAATGCAGGATCAAGACCATCGAGGATTTTGTTGATAGCGAGAATGTGATGACGTTATTAAGTGGGCCTTTTGACCTGGTTATTGATGCCATCGATAACGTGCCAGCCAAAGCGGCCATCATTGCCTATTGTCGGCGCAATAAGTTGAATCTGGTCTGTACCGGCGCCGCAGGAGGGCAAACGAATCCCCTGGCGATTGATGTTGCAGATATCAATAAAACGTACAACGATCCACTCGCGGCCAAGACCCGAGCGTTGTTGCGTCGCCGCTATGGGTTTACCCGCAATACCAAGCGTAATTACGGTATTCCCTGTGTCTATTCAACCCAGCAATTGATGTACCCCCAGCCCGATGGCAGCGTCTGCCATACCAGGTCTCTTGAGAACGGCGAGGTGAAACTTGACTGCAGCGGGGGATTTGGTGCTTCCACTATGATGACGGCCAGCTTTGGCTTTACTGCTGCATCTCTGGGTATTGATCGGCTGCTAAAAAGGTGTCGTGCTAGTAATGAGTTGCTCGCCGACGAATCTGCTCAATGA
- a CDS encoding response regulator, with protein MSSTILICDDSAMARKQLGRALPSDLDATVSFAQHGEEALTALNKGEGNYLFLDLTMPVLDGYGVLNAIREQGIQSKVIVVSGDIQPKARERVQKLGALGFIKKPASAETLANIVDQLGIPRKKPATESAHSPPSPDTGDDTDKQTPDNLQNLAEQFVEKTDYIDAYREITNVAIGRAADLLARLLDVFVVMPVPRVNLIEVSELQMALTHSDKDDSCSAICQGFIGAGIAGEALLIFHDSSYQDIARKMGYSDEIDAHTEMEVLMDVANIMIGACLKGLENQLDLTFSQSHPKVLGQHLNVSQILTVNTKDRWQKTLAIELGFSVEGLNIECDLLLLITEQSVAFLNERIGYLVE; from the coding sequence ATGAGCAGCACGATTCTGATTTGTGATGATTCCGCCATGGCTAGAAAGCAGCTAGGCAGAGCACTGCCATCGGATCTGGATGCGACCGTTAGCTTCGCCCAACATGGAGAAGAAGCCCTGACGGCTCTTAATAAAGGCGAAGGGAATTACCTGTTTCTGGACCTTACCATGCCGGTTTTGGATGGCTATGGCGTCTTGAACGCCATCCGTGAACAAGGCATACAATCCAAGGTTATTGTTGTTTCCGGCGATATTCAGCCCAAAGCCCGTGAGCGCGTACAGAAACTGGGGGCACTGGGTTTCATAAAAAAACCCGCCAGTGCCGAAACACTGGCTAATATCGTTGACCAACTGGGCATCCCGCGCAAAAAGCCAGCCACAGAGAGTGCACATTCCCCGCCATCGCCCGATACCGGGGATGATACAGACAAACAAACGCCAGACAATCTGCAAAATCTGGCCGAGCAATTTGTAGAAAAAACTGACTATATTGATGCTTACCGGGAAATAACCAACGTCGCTATCGGTCGCGCAGCAGATCTTCTGGCCAGATTACTGGACGTCTTTGTGGTAATGCCTGTGCCCAGGGTCAACCTGATTGAGGTTAGCGAACTTCAAATGGCCCTGACCCATTCCGATAAAGATGATTCCTGCTCGGCTATTTGCCAAGGTTTTATTGGCGCGGGTATAGCCGGCGAAGCTTTACTGATTTTTCACGATTCCAGCTACCAGGATATTGCCCGAAAAATGGGTTATAGCGATGAAATCGATGCCCATACGGAAATGGAAGTGTTGATGGATGTGGCCAACATCATGATTGGAGCCTGCCTCAAGGGGCTGGAAAATCAGCTGGATTTAACCTTTAGCCAAAGCCACCCGAAAGTATTGGGTCAGCACCTCAATGTAAGTCAGATACTAACGGTCAATACCAAGGACAGGTGGCAAAAAACCCTGGCGATTGAATTAGGGTTCAGTGTCGAGGGCTTGAATATCGAGTGCGATCTACTGCTGCTAATTACCGAGCAGTCAGTGGCTTTTTTAAATGAACGTATCGGCTACCTGGTGGAATAA
- a CDS encoding PAS domain-containing protein, with translation MQNSTLELDDIHWLMDMVQTIDVGLVVLDTEYRIRAWNTFMENHSGKSPVQVRERSLFELFPELDENWFRQKTRPVFLLGNRAFTTWQQRPYLFRFNNYHPITGTVDHMYQNTTITPLASPDGKVRQICLTIYDVTDSVNSIE, from the coding sequence ATGCAAAATTCAACGTTAGAGCTGGATGATATTCACTGGTTAATGGATATGGTTCAGACGATTGATGTAGGCTTGGTCGTGCTGGACACAGAATACCGCATCCGGGCCTGGAATACTTTTATGGAAAACCACAGCGGAAAAAGCCCGGTACAGGTGCGGGAACGCTCTTTGTTTGAGCTGTTTCCAGAGCTCGATGAAAACTGGTTCAGGCAAAAAACCCGTCCCGTGTTTTTATTGGGCAATCGCGCATTCACGACCTGGCAACAACGACCTTACCTGTTTCGGTTTAATAACTACCACCCTATTACCGGAACAGTCGATCATATGTACCAAAACACCACGATCACCCCGCTGGCCTCCCCCGATGGCAAGGTGAGGCAGATTTGCCTGACCATCTACGACGTCACCGACAGCGTCAACTCCATTGAGTAG
- a CDS encoding MBL fold metallo-hydrolase produces the protein MALNYRVVPVTAFQQNCSVIWCDQTSKAAVVDPGGDLERILAVVEAEGVTLESILLTHGHVDHIGATEALSRQADIPVIGPHKADLFWIQMLPQICQQYGFPSAASFTPDQWLSDGDRVEVGNETLQVIHTPGHTPGHLVFYHQKQALAWVGDVIFQGSIGRTDFPQGDYDTLINSIRTSLWPLGDEVTFVPGHGPNSTIGKERRTNPFVSDATFG, from the coding sequence ATGGCCCTCAATTACCGGGTAGTTCCCGTGACTGCTTTTCAGCAAAACTGCTCTGTAATCTGGTGTGATCAAACCAGCAAAGCCGCTGTAGTGGACCCGGGAGGGGACCTGGAACGAATTTTGGCAGTTGTGGAGGCTGAGGGAGTAACGCTTGAATCTATACTGTTAACCCATGGCCATGTCGATCATATTGGAGCGACCGAAGCCCTGAGTCGGCAAGCAGATATTCCGGTTATTGGGCCGCATAAGGCCGATCTTTTCTGGATACAAATGCTGCCTCAAATCTGTCAGCAGTACGGCTTTCCCTCAGCCGCAAGTTTTACACCGGATCAATGGCTAAGCGATGGCGACCGGGTTGAGGTAGGAAATGAAACCTTGCAGGTCATCCATACCCCCGGTCATACCCCGGGACATCTGGTTTTCTATCATCAGAAACAAGCACTTGCCTGGGTCGGCGATGTGATCTTTCAAGGTTCGATAGGTCGTACTGATTTCCCACAGGGAGATTATGACACTCTGATCAATAGTATACGAACAAGCCTATGGCCACTGGGAGATGAGGTAACCTTCGTGCCGGGGCATGGCCCTAATTCGACCATTGGTAAGGAGCGGCGTACGAATCCGTTTGTGAGTGATGCAACCTTTGGTTAG